One Clavelina lepadiformis chromosome 1, kaClaLepa1.1, whole genome shotgun sequence genomic region harbors:
- the LOC143445285 gene encoding uncharacterized protein LOC143445285 isoform X1, which produces MLKQDLLSFLHSKVRWYAIHQSKKVSFQINPSLEKNEDLAAAVRQLQFAPDYTDTQSTRSEIFGEKYGEKYPLFTIYEMKPKQLWPFVVGRSWNNCTSLRVTEGDLLDNLFQTYRELFEQGYVLRFTTSIYETVLMSRTRTCLKKPAASHSNHSYSSSSSDSASITENENADQELTKVSFTYYGTSVEQLCQVLKKDGLANISRIKIFEQNPHFRKKNKMIAFPNLKDLCDKLCKDIVPPTLVLFQDREFFQNENLNVVDLAGRQRTVFKRKFTTGNMFWSGQQDEKGSVLRLKDDVNSILSPLNRHLLLEKKRARRQKLARQKDLYAILQEMCAQSNDPYEKWWFRLKNLTKVEERLPEEDSLENNCISDQSVDSLVLKPNVRNKKLSPKQKKEKAMTDLHTTKTSGPIVVSNLEAVDSWKCECDICTGAFLRSRYAVPGARRRRNLAGGAGLPQKGQRRLVNRRERSQETKKKNGKLNQTFTISEEELDGDDIKPLVTIKEDMDSKHAKISHSTTSKLLMGPSSRKQHRKVTVDPNIWWSSVSTYTTPYWKQKNENRPKSQDSNLIDDMKNDSEIKCSTKRENINSRKLKLTYSFDRLKKQRSMRSSQETFSLNTTYKNDEKTKLTSVETTTSSLLDEQSESLDMTALGAHGIVYSYEPGTTHCYTKLNLKEDDLESEEKTVKPQPNEAQEAKSIGVPPQQNEKDQNETLQEPEHVTKEIASEVELVLSPPMNELQSPEDKCRDFLASNLPNRSVIQGTDSPVCQHFENIVPKEFSTLCVAALQSFIVRRETLMTSNTFQRIESLTVNRIPLFSYEDNLQENKRSHVNFIKSDYT; this is translated from the exons ATGTTGAAGCAAGATCTACTAAGTTTTCTGCATTCGAAGGTACGTTGGTATGCGATTCATCAAAGCAAAAAGGTCAGCTTCCAAATAAATCCATCTTTGGAAAA AAACGAAGACCTTGCAGCCGCCGTGCGTCAATTGCAATTTGCCCCAGATTATACAGATACTCAATCTACACGTTCGGAAATTTTTGGTGAAAAGTATGGCGAAAAATACCCCTTGTTTACTATATATGAAATGAAG CCAAAGCAATTGTGGCCTTTCGTGGTTGGGCGGAGTTGGAATAATTGCACCTCTCTTCGTGTTACTGAAGGCGACCTTTTGGATAACTTGTTTCAGACGTACAGAGAACTATTCGAGCAAGGATAT GTGTTACGATTCACGACAAGCATTTACGAGACAGTGTTGATGTCTCGCACTAGAACTTGCTTGAAGAAACCGGCTGCAAGCCACTCGAACCATTCGTATTCCTCATCATCGTCAGATTCTGCTTCTATCACAG AAAACGAAAACGCTGATCAAGAATTGACCAAGGTAAGCTTTACCTATTACGGAACGTCTGTGGAACAACTTTGTCAAGTTTTAAAGAAGGACGGTCTTGCAAATATATCTCGGATCAAAATTTTTGAGCAAAATCCACATTTTCGCAAGAAGAACAAAATGATTGCGTTTCCGAACCTAAAAGATTTGTGTGATAAACTCTGTAAAGACATAGTTCCGCCAACCCTGGTATTATTCCAAGACCGTgaatttttccaaaatgaaAATCTCAATGTCGTCGATCTCGCCGGCAGACAAAGAACTGTCTTTAAAAG AAAATTTACGACTGGTAACATGTTTTGGTCCGGACAGCAAGACGAAAAAGGTTCGGTGCTCCGGCTAAAAGATGATGTGAATTCTATTTTAAGTCCTCTGAATCGCCACCTTCTTCTGGAAAAGAAACGCGCTCGAAGACAAAAACTTGCACGGCAGAAGGACCT GTACGCAATACTTCAAGAAATGTGCGCACAATCCAATGACCCTTACGAAAAGTGGTGGTTTAGGTTAAAAAATTTGACTAAAGTTGAAGAGCGATTACCTGAAGAAGATTCCCTCGAAAACAATTGCATATCTGATCAAAGCGTGGACTCTCTCGTCCTAAAGCCAAatgtaagaaataaaaaattatcaccgaaacaaaaaaaagaaaaagcgaTGACAGATCTTCACACAACCAAAACGTCGGGGCCTATTGTAGTATCAAACCTAGAGGCTGTGGACAGCTGGAA ATGCGAGTGTGACATATGTACGGGAGCGTTTCTACGGAGTAGGTACGCAGTTCCTGGCgcaagaagaagaagaaaccTCGCTGGCGGCGCTGGTTTACCACAAAAAGGTCAGCGTCGGCTTGTAAATCGACGTGAGCGCTCCCAAGAGACCAAAAAGAAGAATGGTAAACTTAACCAGACTTTCACAATCTCTGAAGAAG AACTTGACGGTGATGATATAAAACCGTTAGTAACTATAAAAGAAGACATGGATTCAAAACATGCTAAGATAAGTCACTCAACCACATCAAAATTATTAATGGGACCAAGTTCAAGAAAACA ACATCGGAAAGTAACAGTGGACCCAAACATTTGGTGGAGTTCAGTAAGCACATATACAACACCGTATTGGAAGCAGAAAAACGAAAACCGGCCAAAATCGCAAG ATTCCAATTTGATTGATGACATGAAAAACGATTCAGAAATTAAGTGTAGCACTAAAAGAGAAAACATAAATTCGAGGAAACTCAAACTTACCTACAGCTTTGACCGCTTGAAAAAGCAAAGGTCTATGAGGAGTTcgcaagaaacattttcattaaat ACTACAtataaaaatgatgaaaaaacaaaactcacGTCAGTGGAAACAACAACGTCTTCACTACTTGATGAGCAATCAGAGTCACTTGATATGACAGCACTTGGTGCACATGGAATAGTTTATTC ATACGAACCCGGAACGACTCACTGCTATACTAAACTCAATCTAAAAGAAGATGATCTCGAGAGTGAGGAGAAA ACAGTTAAGCCTCAACCAAATGAAGCTCAGGAAGCCAAATCGATTGGGGTTCCTCCTCAGCAAAATGAGAAAGATCAAAACGAAACGCTCCAAGAACCTGAGCATGTGACAAAAGAAATTGCTTCTGAAGTGGAGCTAGTGCTGAGCCCTCCGATGAACGAGCTTCAATCTCCTGAAGATAAATGCAGAGATTTTTTAGCATCAAACCTGCCTAATCGTTCGGTGATTCAAGGTACTGACAGTCCTGTTtgtcaacattttgagaacatTGTGCCAAAAGAGTTTTCAACGTTATGCGTTGCGGCACTTCAGTCTTTCATTGTTCGACGTGAAACCCTTATGACAAGCAACACTTTCCAG CGGATTGAAAGCCTCACAGTGAATCGAATTCCACTATTTTCATATGAAGATAATCTccaagaaaacaaaagaagCCATGTCAACTTTATCAAGAGTGATTATACATAA
- the LOC143445285 gene encoding uncharacterized protein LOC143445285 isoform X2 encodes MLKQDLLSFLHSKVRWYAIHQSKKVSFQINPSLEKNEDLAAAVRQLQFAPDYTDTQSTRSEIFGEKYGEKYPLFTIYEMKPKQLWPFVVGRSWNNCTSLRVTEGDLLDNLFQTYRELFEQGYVLRFTTSIYETVLMSRTRTCLKKPAASHSNHSYSSSSSDSASITENENADQELTKVSFTYYGTSVEQLCQVLKKDGLANISRIKIFEQNPHFRKKNKMIAFPNLKDLCDKLCKDIVPPTLVLFQDREFFQNENLNVVDLAGRQRTVFKRKFTTGNMFWSGQQDEKGSVLRLKDDVNSILSPLNRHLLLEKKRARRQKLARQKDLYAILQEMCAQSNDPYEKWWFRLKNLTKVEERLPEEDSLENNCISDQSVDSLVLKPNVRNKKLSPKQKKEKAMTDLHTTKTSGPIVVSNLEAVDSWKCECDICTGAFLRSRYAVPGARRRRNLAGGAGLPQKGQRRLVNRRERSQETKKKNELDGDDIKPLVTIKEDMDSKHAKISHSTTSKLLMGPSSRKQHRKVTVDPNIWWSSVSTYTTPYWKQKNENRPKSQDSNLIDDMKNDSEIKCSTKRENINSRKLKLTYSFDRLKKQRSMRSSQETFSLNTTYKNDEKTKLTSVETTTSSLLDEQSESLDMTALGAHGIVYSYEPGTTHCYTKLNLKEDDLESEEKTVKPQPNEAQEAKSIGVPPQQNEKDQNETLQEPEHVTKEIASEVELVLSPPMNELQSPEDKCRDFLASNLPNRSVIQGTDSPVCQHFENIVPKEFSTLCVAALQSFIVRRETLMTSNTFQRIESLTVNRIPLFSYEDNLQENKRSHVNFIKSDYT; translated from the exons ATGTTGAAGCAAGATCTACTAAGTTTTCTGCATTCGAAGGTACGTTGGTATGCGATTCATCAAAGCAAAAAGGTCAGCTTCCAAATAAATCCATCTTTGGAAAA AAACGAAGACCTTGCAGCCGCCGTGCGTCAATTGCAATTTGCCCCAGATTATACAGATACTCAATCTACACGTTCGGAAATTTTTGGTGAAAAGTATGGCGAAAAATACCCCTTGTTTACTATATATGAAATGAAG CCAAAGCAATTGTGGCCTTTCGTGGTTGGGCGGAGTTGGAATAATTGCACCTCTCTTCGTGTTACTGAAGGCGACCTTTTGGATAACTTGTTTCAGACGTACAGAGAACTATTCGAGCAAGGATAT GTGTTACGATTCACGACAAGCATTTACGAGACAGTGTTGATGTCTCGCACTAGAACTTGCTTGAAGAAACCGGCTGCAAGCCACTCGAACCATTCGTATTCCTCATCATCGTCAGATTCTGCTTCTATCACAG AAAACGAAAACGCTGATCAAGAATTGACCAAGGTAAGCTTTACCTATTACGGAACGTCTGTGGAACAACTTTGTCAAGTTTTAAAGAAGGACGGTCTTGCAAATATATCTCGGATCAAAATTTTTGAGCAAAATCCACATTTTCGCAAGAAGAACAAAATGATTGCGTTTCCGAACCTAAAAGATTTGTGTGATAAACTCTGTAAAGACATAGTTCCGCCAACCCTGGTATTATTCCAAGACCGTgaatttttccaaaatgaaAATCTCAATGTCGTCGATCTCGCCGGCAGACAAAGAACTGTCTTTAAAAG AAAATTTACGACTGGTAACATGTTTTGGTCCGGACAGCAAGACGAAAAAGGTTCGGTGCTCCGGCTAAAAGATGATGTGAATTCTATTTTAAGTCCTCTGAATCGCCACCTTCTTCTGGAAAAGAAACGCGCTCGAAGACAAAAACTTGCACGGCAGAAGGACCT GTACGCAATACTTCAAGAAATGTGCGCACAATCCAATGACCCTTACGAAAAGTGGTGGTTTAGGTTAAAAAATTTGACTAAAGTTGAAGAGCGATTACCTGAAGAAGATTCCCTCGAAAACAATTGCATATCTGATCAAAGCGTGGACTCTCTCGTCCTAAAGCCAAatgtaagaaataaaaaattatcaccgaaacaaaaaaaagaaaaagcgaTGACAGATCTTCACACAACCAAAACGTCGGGGCCTATTGTAGTATCAAACCTAGAGGCTGTGGACAGCTGGAA ATGCGAGTGTGACATATGTACGGGAGCGTTTCTACGGAGTAGGTACGCAGTTCCTGGCgcaagaagaagaagaaaccTCGCTGGCGGCGCTGGTTTACCACAAAAAGGTCAGCGTCGGCTTGTAAATCGACGTGAGCGCTCCCAAGAGACCAAAAAGAAGAATG AACTTGACGGTGATGATATAAAACCGTTAGTAACTATAAAAGAAGACATGGATTCAAAACATGCTAAGATAAGTCACTCAACCACATCAAAATTATTAATGGGACCAAGTTCAAGAAAACA ACATCGGAAAGTAACAGTGGACCCAAACATTTGGTGGAGTTCAGTAAGCACATATACAACACCGTATTGGAAGCAGAAAAACGAAAACCGGCCAAAATCGCAAG ATTCCAATTTGATTGATGACATGAAAAACGATTCAGAAATTAAGTGTAGCACTAAAAGAGAAAACATAAATTCGAGGAAACTCAAACTTACCTACAGCTTTGACCGCTTGAAAAAGCAAAGGTCTATGAGGAGTTcgcaagaaacattttcattaaat ACTACAtataaaaatgatgaaaaaacaaaactcacGTCAGTGGAAACAACAACGTCTTCACTACTTGATGAGCAATCAGAGTCACTTGATATGACAGCACTTGGTGCACATGGAATAGTTTATTC ATACGAACCCGGAACGACTCACTGCTATACTAAACTCAATCTAAAAGAAGATGATCTCGAGAGTGAGGAGAAA ACAGTTAAGCCTCAACCAAATGAAGCTCAGGAAGCCAAATCGATTGGGGTTCCTCCTCAGCAAAATGAGAAAGATCAAAACGAAACGCTCCAAGAACCTGAGCATGTGACAAAAGAAATTGCTTCTGAAGTGGAGCTAGTGCTGAGCCCTCCGATGAACGAGCTTCAATCTCCTGAAGATAAATGCAGAGATTTTTTAGCATCAAACCTGCCTAATCGTTCGGTGATTCAAGGTACTGACAGTCCTGTTtgtcaacattttgagaacatTGTGCCAAAAGAGTTTTCAACGTTATGCGTTGCGGCACTTCAGTCTTTCATTGTTCGACGTGAAACCCTTATGACAAGCAACACTTTCCAG CGGATTGAAAGCCTCACAGTGAATCGAATTCCACTATTTTCATATGAAGATAATCTccaagaaaacaaaagaagCCATGTCAACTTTATCAAGAGTGATTATACATAA
- the LOC143445285 gene encoding uncharacterized protein LOC143445285 isoform X3, whose product MKPKQLWPFVVGRSWNNCTSLRVTEGDLLDNLFQTYRELFEQGYVLRFTTSIYETVLMSRTRTCLKKPAASHSNHSYSSSSSDSASITENENADQELTKVSFTYYGTSVEQLCQVLKKDGLANISRIKIFEQNPHFRKKNKMIAFPNLKDLCDKLCKDIVPPTLVLFQDREFFQNENLNVVDLAGRQRTVFKRKFTTGNMFWSGQQDEKGSVLRLKDDVNSILSPLNRHLLLEKKRARRQKLARQKDLYAILQEMCAQSNDPYEKWWFRLKNLTKVEERLPEEDSLENNCISDQSVDSLVLKPNVRNKKLSPKQKKEKAMTDLHTTKTSGPIVVSNLEAVDSWKCECDICTGAFLRSRYAVPGARRRRNLAGGAGLPQKGQRRLVNRRERSQETKKKNGKLNQTFTISEEELDGDDIKPLVTIKEDMDSKHAKISHSTTSKLLMGPSSRKQHRKVTVDPNIWWSSVSTYTTPYWKQKNENRPKSQDSNLIDDMKNDSEIKCSTKRENINSRKLKLTYSFDRLKKQRSMRSSQETFSLNTTYKNDEKTKLTSVETTTSSLLDEQSESLDMTALGAHGIVYSYEPGTTHCYTKLNLKEDDLESEEKTVKPQPNEAQEAKSIGVPPQQNEKDQNETLQEPEHVTKEIASEVELVLSPPMNELQSPEDKCRDFLASNLPNRSVIQGTDSPVCQHFENIVPKEFSTLCVAALQSFIVRRETLMTSNTFQRIESLTVNRIPLFSYEDNLQENKRSHVNFIKSDYT is encoded by the exons ATGAAG CCAAAGCAATTGTGGCCTTTCGTGGTTGGGCGGAGTTGGAATAATTGCACCTCTCTTCGTGTTACTGAAGGCGACCTTTTGGATAACTTGTTTCAGACGTACAGAGAACTATTCGAGCAAGGATAT GTGTTACGATTCACGACAAGCATTTACGAGACAGTGTTGATGTCTCGCACTAGAACTTGCTTGAAGAAACCGGCTGCAAGCCACTCGAACCATTCGTATTCCTCATCATCGTCAGATTCTGCTTCTATCACAG AAAACGAAAACGCTGATCAAGAATTGACCAAGGTAAGCTTTACCTATTACGGAACGTCTGTGGAACAACTTTGTCAAGTTTTAAAGAAGGACGGTCTTGCAAATATATCTCGGATCAAAATTTTTGAGCAAAATCCACATTTTCGCAAGAAGAACAAAATGATTGCGTTTCCGAACCTAAAAGATTTGTGTGATAAACTCTGTAAAGACATAGTTCCGCCAACCCTGGTATTATTCCAAGACCGTgaatttttccaaaatgaaAATCTCAATGTCGTCGATCTCGCCGGCAGACAAAGAACTGTCTTTAAAAG AAAATTTACGACTGGTAACATGTTTTGGTCCGGACAGCAAGACGAAAAAGGTTCGGTGCTCCGGCTAAAAGATGATGTGAATTCTATTTTAAGTCCTCTGAATCGCCACCTTCTTCTGGAAAAGAAACGCGCTCGAAGACAAAAACTTGCACGGCAGAAGGACCT GTACGCAATACTTCAAGAAATGTGCGCACAATCCAATGACCCTTACGAAAAGTGGTGGTTTAGGTTAAAAAATTTGACTAAAGTTGAAGAGCGATTACCTGAAGAAGATTCCCTCGAAAACAATTGCATATCTGATCAAAGCGTGGACTCTCTCGTCCTAAAGCCAAatgtaagaaataaaaaattatcaccgaaacaaaaaaaagaaaaagcgaTGACAGATCTTCACACAACCAAAACGTCGGGGCCTATTGTAGTATCAAACCTAGAGGCTGTGGACAGCTGGAA ATGCGAGTGTGACATATGTACGGGAGCGTTTCTACGGAGTAGGTACGCAGTTCCTGGCgcaagaagaagaagaaaccTCGCTGGCGGCGCTGGTTTACCACAAAAAGGTCAGCGTCGGCTTGTAAATCGACGTGAGCGCTCCCAAGAGACCAAAAAGAAGAATGGTAAACTTAACCAGACTTTCACAATCTCTGAAGAAG AACTTGACGGTGATGATATAAAACCGTTAGTAACTATAAAAGAAGACATGGATTCAAAACATGCTAAGATAAGTCACTCAACCACATCAAAATTATTAATGGGACCAAGTTCAAGAAAACA ACATCGGAAAGTAACAGTGGACCCAAACATTTGGTGGAGTTCAGTAAGCACATATACAACACCGTATTGGAAGCAGAAAAACGAAAACCGGCCAAAATCGCAAG ATTCCAATTTGATTGATGACATGAAAAACGATTCAGAAATTAAGTGTAGCACTAAAAGAGAAAACATAAATTCGAGGAAACTCAAACTTACCTACAGCTTTGACCGCTTGAAAAAGCAAAGGTCTATGAGGAGTTcgcaagaaacattttcattaaat ACTACAtataaaaatgatgaaaaaacaaaactcacGTCAGTGGAAACAACAACGTCTTCACTACTTGATGAGCAATCAGAGTCACTTGATATGACAGCACTTGGTGCACATGGAATAGTTTATTC ATACGAACCCGGAACGACTCACTGCTATACTAAACTCAATCTAAAAGAAGATGATCTCGAGAGTGAGGAGAAA ACAGTTAAGCCTCAACCAAATGAAGCTCAGGAAGCCAAATCGATTGGGGTTCCTCCTCAGCAAAATGAGAAAGATCAAAACGAAACGCTCCAAGAACCTGAGCATGTGACAAAAGAAATTGCTTCTGAAGTGGAGCTAGTGCTGAGCCCTCCGATGAACGAGCTTCAATCTCCTGAAGATAAATGCAGAGATTTTTTAGCATCAAACCTGCCTAATCGTTCGGTGATTCAAGGTACTGACAGTCCTGTTtgtcaacattttgagaacatTGTGCCAAAAGAGTTTTCAACGTTATGCGTTGCGGCACTTCAGTCTTTCATTGTTCGACGTGAAACCCTTATGACAAGCAACACTTTCCAG CGGATTGAAAGCCTCACAGTGAATCGAATTCCACTATTTTCATATGAAGATAATCTccaagaaaacaaaagaagCCATGTCAACTTTATCAAGAGTGATTATACATAA
- the LOC143445285 gene encoding uncharacterized protein LOC143445285 isoform X4, which yields MFQGEKVLRFTTSIYETVLMSRTRTCLKKPAASHSNHSYSSSSSDSASITENENADQELTKVSFTYYGTSVEQLCQVLKKDGLANISRIKIFEQNPHFRKKNKMIAFPNLKDLCDKLCKDIVPPTLVLFQDREFFQNENLNVVDLAGRQRTVFKRKFTTGNMFWSGQQDEKGSVLRLKDDVNSILSPLNRHLLLEKKRARRQKLARQKDLYAILQEMCAQSNDPYEKWWFRLKNLTKVEERLPEEDSLENNCISDQSVDSLVLKPNVRNKKLSPKQKKEKAMTDLHTTKTSGPIVVSNLEAVDSWKCECDICTGAFLRSRYAVPGARRRRNLAGGAGLPQKGQRRLVNRRERSQETKKKNGKLNQTFTISEEELDGDDIKPLVTIKEDMDSKHAKISHSTTSKLLMGPSSRKQHRKVTVDPNIWWSSVSTYTTPYWKQKNENRPKSQDSNLIDDMKNDSEIKCSTKRENINSRKLKLTYSFDRLKKQRSMRSSQETFSLNTTYKNDEKTKLTSVETTTSSLLDEQSESLDMTALGAHGIVYSYEPGTTHCYTKLNLKEDDLESEEKTVKPQPNEAQEAKSIGVPPQQNEKDQNETLQEPEHVTKEIASEVELVLSPPMNELQSPEDKCRDFLASNLPNRSVIQGTDSPVCQHFENIVPKEFSTLCVAALQSFIVRRETLMTSNTFQRIESLTVNRIPLFSYEDNLQENKRSHVNFIKSDYT from the exons ATGTTTCAGGGTGAAAAA GTGTTACGATTCACGACAAGCATTTACGAGACAGTGTTGATGTCTCGCACTAGAACTTGCTTGAAGAAACCGGCTGCAAGCCACTCGAACCATTCGTATTCCTCATCATCGTCAGATTCTGCTTCTATCACAG AAAACGAAAACGCTGATCAAGAATTGACCAAGGTAAGCTTTACCTATTACGGAACGTCTGTGGAACAACTTTGTCAAGTTTTAAAGAAGGACGGTCTTGCAAATATATCTCGGATCAAAATTTTTGAGCAAAATCCACATTTTCGCAAGAAGAACAAAATGATTGCGTTTCCGAACCTAAAAGATTTGTGTGATAAACTCTGTAAAGACATAGTTCCGCCAACCCTGGTATTATTCCAAGACCGTgaatttttccaaaatgaaAATCTCAATGTCGTCGATCTCGCCGGCAGACAAAGAACTGTCTTTAAAAG AAAATTTACGACTGGTAACATGTTTTGGTCCGGACAGCAAGACGAAAAAGGTTCGGTGCTCCGGCTAAAAGATGATGTGAATTCTATTTTAAGTCCTCTGAATCGCCACCTTCTTCTGGAAAAGAAACGCGCTCGAAGACAAAAACTTGCACGGCAGAAGGACCT GTACGCAATACTTCAAGAAATGTGCGCACAATCCAATGACCCTTACGAAAAGTGGTGGTTTAGGTTAAAAAATTTGACTAAAGTTGAAGAGCGATTACCTGAAGAAGATTCCCTCGAAAACAATTGCATATCTGATCAAAGCGTGGACTCTCTCGTCCTAAAGCCAAatgtaagaaataaaaaattatcaccgaaacaaaaaaaagaaaaagcgaTGACAGATCTTCACACAACCAAAACGTCGGGGCCTATTGTAGTATCAAACCTAGAGGCTGTGGACAGCTGGAA ATGCGAGTGTGACATATGTACGGGAGCGTTTCTACGGAGTAGGTACGCAGTTCCTGGCgcaagaagaagaagaaaccTCGCTGGCGGCGCTGGTTTACCACAAAAAGGTCAGCGTCGGCTTGTAAATCGACGTGAGCGCTCCCAAGAGACCAAAAAGAAGAATGGTAAACTTAACCAGACTTTCACAATCTCTGAAGAAG AACTTGACGGTGATGATATAAAACCGTTAGTAACTATAAAAGAAGACATGGATTCAAAACATGCTAAGATAAGTCACTCAACCACATCAAAATTATTAATGGGACCAAGTTCAAGAAAACA ACATCGGAAAGTAACAGTGGACCCAAACATTTGGTGGAGTTCAGTAAGCACATATACAACACCGTATTGGAAGCAGAAAAACGAAAACCGGCCAAAATCGCAAG ATTCCAATTTGATTGATGACATGAAAAACGATTCAGAAATTAAGTGTAGCACTAAAAGAGAAAACATAAATTCGAGGAAACTCAAACTTACCTACAGCTTTGACCGCTTGAAAAAGCAAAGGTCTATGAGGAGTTcgcaagaaacattttcattaaat ACTACAtataaaaatgatgaaaaaacaaaactcacGTCAGTGGAAACAACAACGTCTTCACTACTTGATGAGCAATCAGAGTCACTTGATATGACAGCACTTGGTGCACATGGAATAGTTTATTC ATACGAACCCGGAACGACTCACTGCTATACTAAACTCAATCTAAAAGAAGATGATCTCGAGAGTGAGGAGAAA ACAGTTAAGCCTCAACCAAATGAAGCTCAGGAAGCCAAATCGATTGGGGTTCCTCCTCAGCAAAATGAGAAAGATCAAAACGAAACGCTCCAAGAACCTGAGCATGTGACAAAAGAAATTGCTTCTGAAGTGGAGCTAGTGCTGAGCCCTCCGATGAACGAGCTTCAATCTCCTGAAGATAAATGCAGAGATTTTTTAGCATCAAACCTGCCTAATCGTTCGGTGATTCAAGGTACTGACAGTCCTGTTtgtcaacattttgagaacatTGTGCCAAAAGAGTTTTCAACGTTATGCGTTGCGGCACTTCAGTCTTTCATTGTTCGACGTGAAACCCTTATGACAAGCAACACTTTCCAG CGGATTGAAAGCCTCACAGTGAATCGAATTCCACTATTTTCATATGAAGATAATCTccaagaaaacaaaagaagCCATGTCAACTTTATCAAGAGTGATTATACATAA